Proteins encoded within one genomic window of Prauserella marina:
- a CDS encoding putative bifunctional diguanylate cyclase/phosphodiesterase has translation MPDSQAGSAGTGTAATESPTASNGGQGTGTAPADERRFRIYTAIVLAVGLLAAAVVSMWLPFEGSVHLWWIGPLLALSFLGAEQLGVNVDVRSGISWTISFTEIPLVIGFFVAPFEVVLAAHVVAGVTTLLARKVTGRVLYNAGAFLIEVTSAFAVAGLVKNAIGGTEHMPWVAALAGTLTAPLASTLLAMAAVRVLRRRMRVGTVLRLAGRILVVGFVNASVGLTGYLVISKTPEAWPIVLAVSLGLAALYWAYSDLLREQRDMEALSDVSLMVARSGQQAAARPASRADEIGEDIDFGEWVTIAERIKDQLAARRVVLRLRLEPDEPMRAVVGGEDLPAGLVRPDDPLLRLPGAHVRHFRITEANPEVRAALQDRGSQEALVVPLRSANQLLGVVEAHDRLSRWRGFGKYDVQLLGTMASHLATALDNRRLLATLRHDAYHDPLTGLLNRPGFRQVARDPLRERPHCVVLRVDLDVFSTVSDALGYAWADRMVMAAGRRIRDALGKDVPLARLEGASFAALIVDRTPEQAHAAAERLRDLLSAPYPVDRLTVEANAMVGYAAATADDGQAGQAIDVDSLLQRADVAVRATRGGEEVRGYVPSMGQIFLRRFQMVTQFRQALEDGQVSVHYQPKVSLPGKQVVGVEALVRWQHPEFGRVDPDEFVPAVEAAGLVGVLTSFVLEMALDRVRRWLDEGLRISVAVNLSVRNLADEDFPAKVADALARFGVPAELLTFELTESGVMADPARALPILRELHGLGIVLAVDDFGTGYSSLAYLRQLPVDQVKIDKSFVLGMGTDLSDLAVVRSIVELGHSLGLTVVAEGVEEDVARDQLEAMGCDVAQGYLISRPLSEERLEAWLLARTARSRGHHAETVLTLLT, from the coding sequence ATGCCGGACTCACAGGCCGGTTCCGCCGGTACCGGTACGGCTGCAACCGAATCACCCACCGCGAGCAACGGAGGGCAGGGCACCGGCACCGCGCCAGCCGACGAACGCCGATTCCGGATCTATACCGCGATCGTGCTCGCCGTCGGCCTCCTCGCCGCGGCCGTCGTCTCCATGTGGCTGCCCTTCGAGGGCTCCGTTCACCTCTGGTGGATCGGACCGCTGCTCGCCCTCTCCTTCCTCGGAGCCGAACAACTCGGCGTCAACGTCGACGTCCGCAGCGGCATCTCGTGGACCATCTCGTTCACCGAGATCCCGCTCGTCATCGGGTTCTTCGTCGCGCCGTTCGAAGTCGTACTCGCCGCGCACGTCGTCGCGGGCGTCACCACACTGCTCGCCCGCAAGGTCACCGGCAGGGTCCTCTACAACGCGGGCGCCTTCCTCATCGAGGTCACGAGCGCGTTCGCCGTCGCGGGCCTCGTCAAGAACGCCATCGGCGGAACCGAGCACATGCCGTGGGTCGCCGCGCTCGCCGGCACTCTCACCGCGCCGCTGGCGAGCACGCTGCTTGCCATGGCCGCCGTCCGCGTACTGCGGCGCAGGATGCGCGTCGGCACGGTACTGCGGCTCGCCGGCCGCATCCTCGTCGTCGGCTTCGTCAACGCCTCCGTCGGTCTCACCGGCTACCTGGTGATCTCCAAGACGCCCGAGGCCTGGCCGATCGTGCTCGCCGTCAGCCTCGGACTCGCCGCCCTCTACTGGGCCTACTCCGACCTGCTTCGCGAGCAGCGCGACATGGAGGCACTCTCCGACGTCAGCCTCATGGTCGCCCGCTCAGGCCAGCAGGCCGCCGCGAGGCCGGCGAGCAGGGCCGACGAGATCGGCGAGGACATCGACTTCGGCGAGTGGGTCACCATCGCCGAACGCATCAAGGACCAGCTCGCGGCGCGCAGGGTCGTACTTCGCCTCAGGCTGGAACCGGACGAACCCATGCGTGCGGTCGTCGGGGGAGAAGACCTGCCTGCCGGTCTCGTCCGGCCGGACGACCCGCTGCTGCGCCTGCCAGGCGCGCACGTCAGGCACTTCCGCATCACCGAGGCCAACCCCGAGGTCAGGGCCGCCCTTCAGGACAGAGGATCGCAGGAAGCGCTCGTCGTACCGCTGCGCAGCGCCAACCAGCTGCTCGGCGTCGTCGAGGCACACGACCGGCTCTCCCGCTGGCGCGGCTTCGGCAAATACGACGTGCAGCTCCTCGGCACCATGGCAAGCCACCTCGCGACCGCGCTCGACAACCGCAGGCTGCTCGCGACGCTCAGGCACGACGCCTACCACGACCCGCTCACCGGCCTGCTCAACCGGCCAGGCTTCCGGCAGGTCGCGCGCGACCCACTGCGCGAACGCCCGCACTGCGTCGTCCTTCGCGTCGACCTCGACGTCTTCTCCACCGTCAGTGACGCGCTCGGCTACGCGTGGGCCGACCGCATGGTCATGGCGGCGGGAAGGCGCATCAGGGACGCGCTCGGCAAGGACGTGCCGCTGGCGAGGCTCGAAGGAGCCTCCTTCGCCGCGCTCATCGTCGACCGCACTCCCGAGCAGGCGCACGCCGCCGCCGAACGGCTCCGTGACCTGCTCTCCGCCCCTTATCCCGTCGACCGGCTGACGGTCGAGGCCAACGCCATGGTGGGCTACGCGGCGGCGACGGCCGACGACGGCCAGGCCGGACAGGCCATCGACGTCGACAGCCTGCTGCAACGGGCCGACGTCGCGGTACGCGCCACAAGGGGAGGCGAGGAAGTCCGCGGCTACGTGCCGAGCATGGGGCAGATCTTCCTTCGCCGGTTCCAGATGGTCACCCAGTTCCGGCAGGCGCTGGAAGACGGGCAGGTCAGCGTTCACTACCAGCCCAAGGTGTCGCTGCCGGGCAAGCAGGTCGTCGGCGTCGAAGCCCTGGTCCGCTGGCAGCATCCCGAATTCGGCAGGGTCGACCCCGACGAGTTCGTCCCGGCAGTCGAAGCCGCGGGGCTCGTCGGCGTGCTCACCTCGTTCGTGCTGGAGATGGCGCTCGACCGCGTGCGGCGCTGGCTCGACGAGGGACTGCGGATATCGGTTGCCGTCAATCTCTCCGTCCGCAACCTCGCCGACGAGGACTTCCCTGCCAAGGTCGCGGATGCGCTGGCCAGGTTCGGCGTCCCCGCGGAACTGCTGACCTTCGAACTCACCGAGTCGGGCGTCATGGCTGATCCCGCGAGGGCGCTGCCCATCCTGCGCGAACTACACGGCCTCGGCATCGTGCTCGCCGTCGACGACTTCGGCACCGGGTACTCGTCGCTCGCCTACCTGAGGCAGCTCCCCGTCGACCAGGTCAAGATCGACAAGAGCTTCGTGCTCGGAATGGGCACCGATCTCAGCGATCTCGCCGTCGTGCGGTCCATCGTCGAACTCGGACACTCGCTCGGCCTCACGGTGGTCGCCGAGGGCGTCGAGGAGGACGTGGCCCGCGATCAACTTGAGGCCATGGGGTGCGACGTGGCGCAGGGCTACCTCATCTCGCGCCCGTTGTCGGAGGAGCGGCTTGAAGCGTGGCTGCTGGCGCGCACCGCGCGTTCGCGCGGCCACCACGCCGAGACGGTCCTGACCCTGTTGACCTGA
- the rpmG gene encoding 50S ribosomal protein L33, whose amino-acid sequence MAATDVRPKITLACEECKHRNYITKKNRRNDPDRLEMKKFCPNCGTHRVHKETR is encoded by the coding sequence GTGGCTGCCACCGACGTGCGACCGAAGATCACGCTGGCGTGCGAGGAGTGCAAGCACCGCAACTACATCACCAAGAAGAACCGGCGCAACGACCCGGATCGTCTTGAGATGAAGAAGTTCTGCCCGAACTGCGGGACGCACCGGGTGCACAAAGAGACCCGCTGA
- a CDS encoding S1 family peptidase yields the protein MNRTSRTAITMAAGALALGLLVPSTASARSIEGYSADVAGAAVEALTAERGITDAAASEILRVQEASAAKATKLADALGAEQAGSYLDADGLPVVNVVTEAAADKVADAGATAKLVSRSADQLEAARAQLAAVQGATHTSIGLDPVANQVVLTIADEADDAVAARLTATAARLGDAVRVDNVTGGMHKAIYNGEAITGGGSRCSAGFNTNRDGQDYIVDAGHCTAAVAEWNVGPSEGASFPGDDYGLIRNDTGSAPGEVTLWDGSTQPISSAADATVGQQICKSGSTTQLTCGVVQAVGVTVNYAEGAVHELVQTSAAVNSGDSGGCLFAGSVGLGITSGMGGGSSYFQPVVEALDAYGVSLN from the coding sequence ATGAACAGGACGTCCAGAACCGCGATCACCATGGCAGCCGGCGCGCTCGCGCTGGGCCTTCTAGTACCGAGTACGGCGTCGGCACGGAGTATCGAGGGCTACTCTGCCGACGTCGCCGGCGCCGCCGTCGAGGCGCTGACGGCGGAGCGGGGCATCACCGATGCCGCCGCGAGCGAGATCCTCCGCGTCCAGGAAGCAAGCGCGGCGAAGGCCACGAAGCTGGCCGATGCGCTCGGCGCCGAACAAGCGGGCAGCTACCTCGACGCCGACGGCCTTCCCGTCGTCAACGTGGTCACCGAAGCCGCCGCGGACAAGGTGGCCGACGCGGGCGCCACCGCGAAACTCGTTTCCCGGTCGGCTGACCAACTCGAAGCGGCCCGCGCGCAACTCGCGGCCGTACAGGGTGCGACCCACACCTCCATCGGACTCGATCCCGTCGCCAACCAGGTCGTCCTCACGATCGCCGACGAGGCCGACGACGCCGTCGCGGCGAGGCTCACCGCGACGGCGGCACGACTGGGTGATGCGGTGCGCGTCGACAACGTCACCGGTGGCATGCACAAGGCCATCTACAACGGCGAAGCCATCACCGGCGGCGGATCACGCTGCTCGGCGGGCTTCAACACCAACAGGGACGGGCAGGACTACATCGTCGACGCGGGACACTGCACAGCCGCGGTCGCCGAATGGAACGTCGGCCCGTCCGAGGGTGCGAGCTTCCCCGGCGACGACTACGGCCTCATCCGCAATGACACCGGCAGCGCGCCTGGCGAGGTGACGTTGTGGGACGGCTCGACACAGCCCATCAGCTCGGCGGCCGACGCGACCGTAGGGCAGCAGATCTGCAAGAGCGGCAGCACGACGCAGCTCACCTGTGGTGTCGTGCAAGCGGTCGGCGTCACCGTCAACTACGCGGAGGGCGCGGTGCACGAACTCGTGCAGACGAGCGCGGCCGTGAACTCGGGCGACTCGGGCGGCTGTCTGTTCGCGGGCAGCGTCGGACTCGGCATCACCTCGGGCATGGGTGGCGGCAGCTCCTATTTCCAGCCCGTCGTCGAAGCACTCGACGCCTACGGCGTCTCGCTGAACTGA
- a CDS encoding MaoC family dehydratase N-terminal domain-containing protein, whose product MPLDPTFIGRSYPPTSSYEVSREKIAEFADAIGDASPLYRDVEAAKAAGYPDVVAPPTFLTIINLAAINAIVADPELGLDYSRMVHGDQRFTHHRPIHAGDRLLLTTRIDDIFTRAGNDFLNVRADVSTVEGEQVCTTNAQLVVRGE is encoded by the coding sequence GTGCCACTCGATCCCACATTCATCGGCAGGTCTTATCCGCCGACCAGCAGCTACGAGGTCAGCAGGGAGAAGATCGCGGAGTTCGCCGACGCGATCGGCGACGCGAGCCCCCTGTATCGCGACGTCGAAGCGGCGAAGGCGGCGGGCTACCCGGACGTCGTCGCTCCGCCGACATTCCTGACGATCATCAACCTCGCTGCCATCAACGCGATCGTCGCCGACCCCGAGCTGGGACTCGACTACTCGCGCATGGTGCATGGCGATCAGCGGTTCACCCATCACCGCCCCATTCATGCCGGTGACCGGCTGCTGCTGACGACCCGCATCGACGACATCTTCACAAGGGCGGGCAACGACTTCCTGAACGTCAGGGCCGATGTCAGCACCGTCGAAGGCGAACAGGTCTGCACCACCAATGCCCAGCTCGTCGTCAGGGGAGAGTGA
- a CDS encoding MaoC family dehydratase yields MQATVGDQLPPLSVRVTRAQLVRYAGASLDFNPIHWNERFAKGVGLPDVIAHGMLTMALGSRMVGDWLGDPARIVHYGARFTRPVVVPDDEDGALVEFTGKIGEVRDDGTARVDITAKFEGKTVLGKAQAVVRL; encoded by the coding sequence ATGCAGGCCACAGTGGGAGATCAGCTTCCACCCCTCTCCGTGCGCGTGACGAGGGCTCAGCTTGTGCGCTACGCGGGGGCGTCTCTCGACTTCAACCCGATCCATTGGAACGAGCGCTTCGCCAAGGGGGTCGGCCTTCCCGACGTCATCGCACACGGCATGCTCACCATGGCCCTTGGCAGCAGGATGGTCGGTGACTGGCTCGGCGATCCGGCACGCATCGTCCATTACGGAGCCCGGTTCACCCGGCCCGTCGTAGTGCCCGACGACGAGGACGGCGCGCTCGTCGAGTTCACCGGCAAGATCGGCGAGGTCCGCGACGACGGCACGGCAAGGGTGGACATCACCGCGAAGTTCGAGGGAAAAACCGTTCTCGGCAAGGCGCAAGCCGTGGTGCGGCTTTAG
- a CDS encoding SGNH/GDSL hydrolase family protein, whose translation MRRRHGLVLIGVLITVTACGTQETERQTGQQAPEAAAPTSPGTSAVRYVALGDSYTSAPGAGKAVGSPAGCGRTEVNYPRLVAESLRATEFTDASCGGATTADLTRPQRTPEGTNPAQIDAVTPETTLVTIGIAGNDVGLVAAAATCTTTDPNATPCRDQLGDRGTTRFDAAIADAADRVGSVLGKVAEKAPKARVVLVGYPAVVPDDGNACWPELPYSPSDVEFLRQGLDQLNGQLSDKAREHGAEFAETTSFTEGHGMCAPAEQRWIEGPRSSTETAPLHPNARGEKAMAEAVLHVIGQV comes from the coding sequence ATGCGTCGTCGACACGGGCTGGTCCTCATCGGTGTGCTCATCACCGTGACGGCCTGCGGAACTCAGGAAACCGAGCGGCAAACCGGTCAGCAGGCCCCGGAAGCCGCCGCGCCCACCTCCCCCGGTACCTCGGCGGTGCGCTATGTCGCGCTCGGCGACTCGTACACGTCGGCGCCGGGCGCGGGCAAGGCGGTGGGTTCACCGGCGGGCTGCGGGCGAACCGAGGTCAACTATCCGCGGCTGGTCGCGGAGTCGTTGCGGGCCACCGAGTTCACGGACGCGAGTTGTGGTGGCGCGACGACGGCTGACCTCACCAGGCCGCAACGGACGCCGGAGGGAACCAATCCCGCGCAGATCGACGCGGTGACACCGGAAACGACGCTGGTGACCATCGGCATAGCGGGCAACGACGTTGGCCTCGTCGCCGCGGCGGCCACGTGCACGACGACCGATCCGAACGCGACTCCATGCCGCGATCAGCTCGGCGACCGAGGAACGACGCGGTTCGACGCCGCCATCGCCGACGCGGCGGACAGAGTCGGTTCAGTGCTCGGCAAGGTCGCCGAGAAGGCCCCGAAAGCGAGGGTGGTACTTGTCGGCTACCCGGCCGTCGTGCCCGACGACGGCAACGCCTGCTGGCCTGAGCTTCCCTACAGCCCTTCCGACGTGGAGTTTCTCAGGCAGGGCCTCGATCAGCTCAACGGTCAGCTCTCCGACAAGGCTCGCGAGCACGGCGCCGAGTTCGCGGAGACGACCTCGTTCACCGAAGGCCACGGCATGTGCGCGCCCGCCGAGCAACGGTGGATCGAAGGTCCACGATCAAGCACGGAAACCGCCCCGCTGCACCCCAACGCGCGTGGCGAGAAGGCAATGGCCGAGGCGGTACTGCACGTGATCGGCCAGGTCTAA
- a CDS encoding GntR family transcriptional regulator yields the protein MLVRIDPASTAPLFEQVASSVRRALSEGEVGKGEHLPPARELAASLEINVHTVLRAYAVLRDEGLIELRRRRGAVVTGNANTMARTTHLVGELVEEARKAGLSREELITIVRERFA from the coding sequence ATGCTGGTACGCATCGACCCCGCCTCGACGGCCCCGCTCTTCGAGCAGGTCGCCTCGTCCGTCAGGCGAGCGCTGTCCGAAGGCGAGGTCGGCAAGGGAGAACATCTCCCGCCAGCAAGGGAATTGGCGGCTTCGTTGGAGATCAACGTGCACACGGTCCTGCGCGCGTACGCCGTCCTGCGGGACGAAGGGCTGATCGAACTGCGGCGCAGGCGCGGCGCGGTGGTCACCGGCAACGCCAACACCATGGCGCGGACAACCCACCTCGTCGGCGAACTCGTCGAGGAAGCTCGCAAGGCCGGGCTGTCGAGAGAAGAACTCATCACGATCGTCAGAGAGAGATTCGCATGA